The Candidatus Kryptoniota bacterium genome contains a region encoding:
- a CDS encoding amino acid permease, with translation MSLFRTKNLDDIFADSEKPEYKLKRSLTAVDLTALGIGAIIGAGIFAVLGSATAGGNGIPPAGPGVSISILMTAVACGFCALCYAEFASLVPIAGSAYTYSYATLGEIIAWIIGWDLILEYAVGNIAVAISWAAYFRQLMLGFGVHIPAWMATDYRSTLFAAKAVAESGISSLGPEATIAYQAYLNHPILFGIPIVCNLLAIVITAFITWLLVIGVKESARFNNIIVVLKVCTILFFVAVGAMYVKPANWHPFFPGGLSGVWTGASLIFFAYIGFDAVSTAAEECKNPARDMPRGILWSLLVCTILYIASALVLTGMIPYSKLVGVADPLAAALHFAQEDWAAGILAFGAVIAMTAVLLVFQLGQPRILMAMSRDGLLGPWFSKIHPKYRTPHVTTILTGIFVAFFAAIANIDEIVQLTNIGTLFAFVLVCIGIMILRVKEPDRPRKFRVPLVPITPVLGVAGCLILMAGLPLITWIRFVLWLVIGLTIYFTYGRWHSRLGKSAATNRAEGK, from the coding sequence ATGAGTCTATTCCGTACAAAGAATCTTGATGACATCTTCGCAGACAGCGAGAAACCCGAGTACAAACTCAAGAGAAGTCTTACTGCAGTCGACCTGACTGCTCTTGGAATCGGCGCTATTATTGGTGCAGGAATATTCGCGGTCCTCGGCTCCGCTACGGCCGGCGGCAACGGTATTCCCCCCGCAGGTCCGGGCGTTTCTATTTCGATCTTGATGACGGCGGTAGCGTGCGGCTTCTGTGCGCTCTGCTATGCCGAGTTCGCGAGCCTCGTACCCATTGCCGGATCTGCGTACACATACAGTTATGCTACTCTCGGCGAGATCATCGCCTGGATCATCGGCTGGGACCTGATTCTCGAATATGCCGTCGGCAACATCGCGGTCGCAATCTCCTGGGCGGCGTACTTCCGACAGTTAATGCTAGGATTCGGAGTTCACATTCCGGCGTGGATGGCGACCGATTATCGTTCTACACTTTTCGCCGCAAAGGCGGTCGCAGAATCGGGCATCTCGTCGCTCGGCCCTGAGGCAACGATTGCTTACCAGGCGTATCTCAATCACCCCATCCTATTCGGAATCCCCATAGTCTGTAATCTTCTCGCAATTGTTATCACGGCCTTCATAACCTGGCTCCTCGTAATCGGCGTCAAGGAATCTGCCAGGTTCAACAACATAATCGTCGTTCTCAAGGTTTGTACAATTTTGTTTTTTGTCGCCGTCGGGGCAATGTACGTCAAACCGGCAAACTGGCATCCATTCTTCCCCGGGGGGCTGAGCGGAGTCTGGACGGGTGCGTCCCTGATATTCTTCGCGTACATCGGTTTTGATGCGGTGTCTACAGCGGCGGAGGAATGCAAGAACCCGGCCCGAGACATGCCGCGGGGAATTCTCTGGTCACTTCTGGTTTGTACCATCTTGTATATCGCGTCGGCCCTTGTGCTGACGGGGATGATCCCATACTCGAAACTCGTCGGTGTTGCCGATCCGTTGGCGGCGGCGCTTCACTTCGCACAGGAAGACTGGGCGGCGGGCATCCTTGCGTTTGGCGCAGTGATAGCGATGACCGCCGTTTTGCTGGTCTTCCAGCTCGGGCAGCCGAGAATATTGATGGCGATGTCGAGAGACGGACTCCTCGGACCGTGGTTCAGCAAGATACATCCTAAGTATCGCACTCCGCACGTCACGACGATTCTGACTGGAATTTTCGTGGCTTTCTTTGCCGCAATTGCGAATATAGATGAAATTGTCCAGCTCACAAATATCGGGACTCTCTTCGCGTTTGTCCTGGTCTGCATCGGCATAATGATACTGCGGGTCAAAGAGCCGGACCGGCCGAGGAAATTCCGCGTGCCCCTTGTACCTATCACTCCGGTCCTCGGCGTCGCCGGATGTCTGATCCTGATGGCGGGACTTCCTCTTATCACATGGATCCGATTTGTCTTGTGGCTCGTAATCGGACTTACAATATATTTTACTTACGGGAGATGGCACAGCAGGCTTGGAAAATCTGCTGCGACCAACCGGGCGGAAGGAAAATAA
- a CDS encoding isoaspartyl peptidase/L-asparaginase yields MKSRIIFFAAIAAALLLFGSVSSPAQEKSERYTIVIHGGAGTIPESMPDSIKQEYYAGLRKALDIGRDVLRNGGTSLDAVEKVLRYFEEDPHFNAGIGAVYTSAGTHELDAAIMDGRDLSCGAVAGVEHIAHPISLARLVMEKTPHVLLAYQGAEDFAKSVGVELVPNSYFDTVVRMKQLQEYLKEQKEGKHGTTGCVALDEYGNLAAGTSTGGMTGKLPGRIGDSPLIGDGTYADNQTCAVSGTGWGEKFIKHAVAFNISAMMRYAGMSLEDAVHQVIHGVLDPGDGGVIAVDKDGNYAMDFNTSGMFRGVATSSGVFEVEIWK; encoded by the coding sequence ATGAAATCACGAATCATTTTCTTCGCGGCGATAGCCGCCGCATTACTTTTATTCGGCAGTGTTTCTTCGCCGGCTCAGGAAAAGAGTGAAAGGTACACGATTGTCATCCACGGCGGCGCTGGAACAATTCCGGAATCCATGCCCGATTCCATCAAACAGGAATACTATGCGGGGTTGAGAAAAGCGCTCGATATCGGTAGGGACGTGCTTCGAAACGGCGGCACCAGTCTGGACGCAGTCGAGAAAGTCCTCAGGTACTTCGAGGAAGATCCTCATTTCAATGCCGGAATAGGAGCGGTTTACACTTCCGCGGGCACGCACGAGCTCGATGCCGCGATAATGGACGGGCGCGATCTATCCTGCGGCGCTGTTGCGGGAGTCGAGCATATCGCACATCCGATATCACTTGCCAGACTTGTGATGGAGAAGACTCCGCACGTACTTCTTGCCTACCAGGGAGCCGAGGACTTTGCGAAAAGTGTCGGGGTTGAATTGGTGCCGAACAGTTATTTTGATACTGTGGTTAGGATGAAACAGCTTCAGGAATATCTGAAAGAACAAAAAGAAGGAAAGCACGGCACGACAGGATGTGTCGCGCTTGATGAATACGGCAATCTCGCGGCAGGGACTTCCACGGGCGGAATGACGGGAAAATTACCCGGACGGATCGGCGATTCACCTCTTATCGGTGATGGTACATATGCGGACAATCAGACGTGCGCGGTTTCCGGAACAGGCTGGGGCGAGAAGTTCATCAAGCACGCCGTGGCATTCAACATTTCAGCGATGATGAGGTACGCAGGTATGTCTCTAGAAGATGCCGTTCACCAGGTGATCCATGGTGTGCTCGATCCTGGCGACGGCGGCGTGATTGCTGTCGACAAGGACGGCAATTACGCGATGGACTTCAACACCTCCGGAATGTTTCGGGGTGTCGCAACCTCGTCGGGAGTATTCGAAGTAGAAATCTGGAAATAA